One segment of Streptomyces sp. NBC_00576 DNA contains the following:
- a CDS encoding carbohydrate ABC transporter permease produces the protein MSSLAVGKAETATGTRPGTAQRPPLRNRIALVPTITLLLGALYCLLPVAWVVIAATKSGSELFSTFTFLPGSGFTDNVKELSAYRDGVYWKWMGNSALYAGLGALLSTAVSAISGYALAIYRFRGRETVFSVLMAGVLMPPVILAIPQYLLLAKADITDSYASVLLPLILSPYGIYLARIYAAAAVPADVVEAGRMDGASEWRIFTRVALPMMIPGLVTVFLFQFVAVWNNFLLPYIMLSDDEKFPITLGLFTLLEQGANTPALYTLVITGAFLAVLPLIALFLVIQRFWSLDLLSGAVKS, from the coding sequence ATGAGTTCTCTTGCCGTGGGCAAGGCCGAGACGGCGACGGGCACCAGGCCCGGCACCGCGCAGCGCCCGCCGCTGCGCAACAGGATCGCCCTGGTCCCGACGATCACCCTGCTCCTGGGTGCCCTGTACTGCCTGCTGCCGGTGGCGTGGGTGGTGATCGCGGCGACGAAGTCGGGCAGTGAACTGTTCTCCACGTTCACGTTCCTGCCCGGCAGCGGCTTCACGGACAACGTGAAGGAGCTGAGCGCCTACCGCGACGGCGTCTACTGGAAGTGGATGGGCAATTCGGCCTTGTACGCCGGCCTCGGCGCCCTTCTGTCGACGGCCGTCTCCGCGATCAGCGGCTACGCGCTGGCGATCTACCGCTTCCGCGGCCGGGAGACGGTGTTCAGCGTCCTGATGGCGGGCGTGCTGATGCCGCCGGTGATCCTCGCGATCCCCCAGTACCTGCTGCTGGCGAAGGCCGACATCACGGACTCCTACGCGTCCGTGCTGCTGCCGCTGATCCTCTCCCCGTACGGCATCTATCTCGCCCGGATCTACGCCGCCGCGGCGGTGCCGGCCGACGTGGTCGAGGCCGGGCGGATGGACGGAGCGAGCGAGTGGCGGATCTTCACACGGGTCGCGCTCCCGATGATGATCCCAGGCCTGGTGACGGTGTTCCTGTTCCAGTTCGTGGCGGTGTGGAACAACTTCCTGCTCCCCTACATCATGCTCAGCGACGACGAGAAGTTCCCGATCACGCTGGGTCTGTTCACGCTTCTCGAACAGGGAGCGAACACCCCGGCGCTCTACACGCTGGTGATCACGGGCGCGTTCCTGGCGGTCCTCCCGCTGATCGCGCTGTTCCTGGTCATCCAGCGGTTCTGGAGCCTCGACCTGCTGTCCGGAGCCGTAAAGTCATGA
- a CDS encoding carbohydrate ABC transporter permease, with amino-acid sequence MTSARRRSYGVRSAPYAFLLPAVILFALFFALPIGYALWLSLHKVKVSGLGLGAGARKEVWAGIENYTDALTDNELLNGALRVVGYGAIVVPVMLGLALVFALMLDADKVRFTPFTRLAIFLPYAIPGVVAALLWGFLYLPDVSPFYFVLDKLGMPQPDLLDGGPLYLALSNIAVWGGTGFNMIVVYTSLQSIPAEVYEAAKLDGATPLQIALRIKIPMVAPSLVLTFFFSIIATLQVFSEPTTLKPLTNSVSTTWSPLMKVYQDAFGKGDIYSAAAEATIIAIVTLVLSFGFLRAANSRNKQEAAR; translated from the coding sequence GTGACCAGCGCACGCCGGAGGTCGTACGGGGTCAGGTCGGCCCCGTACGCCTTCCTCCTTCCCGCGGTGATCCTGTTCGCCCTCTTCTTCGCGCTGCCCATCGGCTACGCGCTCTGGCTGAGCCTGCACAAGGTGAAGGTGTCCGGCCTGGGCCTCGGTGCCGGGGCGCGGAAAGAGGTCTGGGCGGGCATCGAGAACTACACCGATGCCCTCACCGACAACGAGCTGCTGAACGGCGCGCTGCGCGTGGTCGGCTACGGCGCGATCGTGGTCCCGGTGATGCTGGGTCTCGCCCTTGTCTTCGCGCTGATGCTCGACGCGGACAAGGTGCGGTTCACACCCTTCACCCGGCTCGCGATCTTCCTGCCGTACGCCATTCCAGGAGTCGTCGCCGCGCTGCTGTGGGGCTTCCTGTACCTGCCGGACGTCAGCCCGTTCTATTTCGTCCTCGACAAGCTGGGGATGCCGCAGCCGGACCTGCTGGACGGCGGTCCGCTGTACCTCGCTCTCTCCAACATCGCGGTGTGGGGCGGTACCGGCTTCAACATGATCGTCGTCTACACCTCGCTCCAGTCCATCCCGGCCGAGGTGTACGAGGCGGCGAAGCTGGACGGCGCCACCCCGCTGCAGATCGCGCTCAGGATCAAGATCCCGATGGTGGCGCCCTCGCTGGTGCTGACCTTCTTCTTCTCGATCATCGCGACGCTCCAGGTGTTCAGCGAGCCGACCACCCTCAAGCCGCTCACCAACTCCGTGTCCACGACATGGAGTCCGCTGATGAAGGTGTACCAGGACGCCTTCGGCAAGGGCGACATCTACTCGGCCGCGGCCGAGGCGACGATCATCGCGATCGTCACGCTGGTCCTGTCGTTCGGCTTCCTGCGGGCCGCGAACTCCCGTAACAAGCAGGAGGCAGCACGATGA
- a CDS encoding ABC transporter substrate-binding protein yields MPNTKQWRLVATAVAVTLGATTLAACGSDDDSDAQSGPVSLTYWTWTPGMDKVVDLWNKGPGKEQQITVTVKKQASGDTLVTKILTAHKAKKAPDLVQAEYQALPTLVSNDALADISGEVGDAKKDFAEGVWQQTTLGTDAVYAVPQDIGPMMFYYREDLFKQYGLKVPTTWAEFAQTARDLKKKAPDKDLTTFSANDSGLFAGLAQQAGAKWWTTSGEKWKVGIDDAATQKVAKFWGDLVKEDAIDNQPMYTPAWNKALNTGKQVAWVSAVWAPGTLTTAAPDTKGKWAMAPLPQWSAGEDVTGSWGGSSTAVTTDSGNKSAAAKFAAWLNTDRDALAALAKEGGIYPAATGAQLSGAFVKSPDFFSNQADFYPKAAEIAKTTAPSAWGPNVNVAYTSFKDAFASAAKNKSDFGAALKTMQDDTVGDLKKQGFGVAE; encoded by the coding sequence ATGCCGAACACGAAGCAGTGGCGCCTCGTGGCAACCGCAGTCGCCGTCACACTCGGCGCCACCACACTCGCCGCTTGCGGGTCCGACGACGACAGCGACGCCCAGTCGGGCCCGGTGTCGCTGACGTACTGGACCTGGACGCCCGGCATGGACAAGGTCGTCGACCTGTGGAACAAGGGGCCGGGCAAGGAGCAGCAGATCACCGTCACGGTGAAGAAGCAGGCGTCCGGCGACACCCTGGTCACCAAGATCCTCACCGCGCACAAGGCCAAGAAGGCGCCGGACCTGGTGCAGGCCGAGTACCAGGCCCTGCCGACGCTGGTCAGCAATGACGCGCTCGCGGACATCTCGGGCGAGGTCGGCGACGCGAAGAAGGACTTCGCCGAGGGTGTCTGGCAGCAGACGACGCTGGGCACGGACGCCGTGTACGCGGTGCCGCAGGACATCGGGCCGATGATGTTCTACTACCGCGAGGACCTCTTCAAGCAGTACGGCCTCAAGGTCCCGACCACCTGGGCCGAGTTCGCCCAGACCGCCCGGGACCTGAAGAAGAAGGCCCCGGACAAGGACCTCACCACCTTCTCCGCCAACGACTCCGGCCTCTTCGCAGGGCTCGCCCAGCAGGCCGGCGCCAAGTGGTGGACGACCTCCGGCGAGAAGTGGAAGGTCGGTATCGACGACGCGGCGACCCAGAAGGTCGCCAAGTTCTGGGGCGACCTCGTCAAGGAGGACGCCATCGACAACCAGCCGATGTACACCCCGGCCTGGAACAAGGCGCTCAACACCGGCAAGCAGGTCGCCTGGGTCAGCGCGGTGTGGGCACCGGGCACACTGACGACGGCCGCCCCGGACACCAAGGGCAAGTGGGCCATGGCCCCGCTCCCCCAGTGGTCGGCCGGCGAAGACGTGACGGGCAGCTGGGGCGGCTCCTCGACCGCCGTCACCACCGACTCCGGCAACAAGTCGGCCGCCGCGAAGTTCGCCGCCTGGCTGAACACCGACCGTGACGCGCTGGCCGCGCTCGCCAAGGAGGGCGGGATCTACCCGGCCGCCACGGGCGCCCAGCTCAGCGGCGCGTTCGTCAAGTCGCCCGACTTCTTCTCCAACCAGGCGGACTTCTACCCCAAGGCCGCCGAGATCGCGAAGACCACGGCGCCCTCCGCGTGGGGTCCGAACGTGAACGTGGCGTACACCTCGTTCAAGGACGCGTTCGCGTCGGCCGCGAAGAACAAGTCGGACTTCGGCGCCGCTCTGAAGACGATGCAGGACGACACGGTCGGCGACCTGAAGAAGCAGGGCTTCGGAGTCGCGGAGTGA